A single window of Deltaproteobacteria bacterium DNA harbors:
- a CDS encoding SDR family NAD(P)-dependent oxidoreductase, with product MDPLADKTALVTGAGSGIGRSTALALAREGCRVVLAGRRREPLERVAAEVGAFGRAAFPLVCDVGSRTDVEALKRSARRAGVVQVLVNSAGIAPAAGFLEMDDALLEEVMRVNFMGTYYCCKRFLEPMIAAGWGRIINIASTTAKTGYPHTAAYTASKHAVLGLTRVLALETARKGVTVNAICPGYADTPLTHENARLMAARIGGTAPAVLERFAGTSPQGRLIGAGEVADMAVLLASPAGDAVTGQAIDVDGGAVMA from the coding sequence TTGGATCCACTGGCGGACAAGACCGCGCTGGTCACGGGCGCCGGCAGCGGCATCGGCCGGAGCACAGCCCTGGCGCTGGCCCGGGAGGGTTGCCGCGTGGTGCTGGCCGGACGCAGACGGGAGCCCCTCGAACGGGTCGCCGCCGAGGTGGGCGCTTTCGGCCGCGCCGCTTTCCCGCTGGTCTGCGACGTGGGTTCCCGGACGGACGTCGAGGCCCTGAAACGGAGCGCGCGTCGCGCCGGGGTGGTGCAGGTCCTCGTGAACAGCGCGGGCATCGCGCCGGCGGCCGGCTTCCTGGAAATGGACGACGCGCTGCTGGAAGAGGTGATGCGCGTCAACTTCATGGGCACGTACTACTGCTGCAAACGGTTTCTGGAGCCGATGATCGCCGCCGGTTGGGGGCGGATCATCAACATCGCCTCGACCACCGCCAAGACCGGGTATCCCCACACGGCCGCCTACACCGCGTCCAAGCACGCGGTGCTGGGCCTCACCCGCGTGCTGGCCCTGGAAACGGCGCGGAAAGGCGTGACGGTCAACGCCATCTGTCCCGGCTATGCGGACACGCCGCTCACGCACGAGAACGCGCGCCTGATGGCCGCGCGCATCGGCGGCACCGCGCCCGCGGTGCTGGAGCGCTTCGCCGGGACCTCCCCGCAAGGGCGGCTGATCGGCGCGGGCGAGGTGGCGGACATGGCGGTCTTGCTGGCAAGCCCCGCCGGCGACGCCGTCACCGGACAGGCCATCGACGTGGACGGCGGCGCGGTCATGGCCTGA
- a CDS encoding enoyl-CoA hydratase family protein, which translates to MNDAENRTDSMAYDSFDYDLDGGIATVRLDNPAQLNALTFRTYEELAELTGSLAADRRVHVLVLTGAGKAFCSGGSVDDIIGELLKMDAAGLYRFTRLTCEVVGNMRRVEKPIIAAVNGVAAGAGAALALASDFRLLSDRASMAFLFVKVGLAGSDMGAIHLLPRIVGLGRAMELLSLGDRIDAAEAHRIGLANKVVPHDDLMPEALRLARRLRDGPRYAIGVTKKLLDLEAGMDVEAALEMEATTQAHCMQTADFHEGFRAFMARETPRFNQGGEE; encoded by the coding sequence CTGAACGACGCGGAGAACAGGACGGACAGCATGGCATACGACAGTTTCGACTACGATCTCGACGGCGGCATTGCCACGGTCCGTCTCGACAATCCCGCGCAGCTCAACGCCCTGACCTTCCGCACCTACGAAGAGCTGGCGGAACTCACCGGTTCGCTGGCTGCCGACCGGCGGGTGCACGTGCTGGTGCTCACCGGAGCCGGCAAGGCCTTCTGCTCGGGCGGCAGCGTCGACGACATCATCGGCGAGCTGCTGAAGATGGACGCGGCCGGACTGTACCGCTTCACCCGGCTCACCTGCGAGGTCGTGGGCAACATGCGCCGCGTGGAGAAACCCATCATCGCGGCGGTCAACGGCGTGGCCGCCGGCGCCGGCGCGGCCCTGGCCCTGGCCAGCGACTTCCGCCTGCTGTCGGACCGGGCGAGCATGGCGTTCCTGTTCGTCAAGGTGGGCCTCGCCGGCTCGGACATGGGCGCCATCCACCTGCTGCCGCGCATCGTGGGCCTGGGGCGGGCCATGGAGCTGCTTTCCCTGGGCGACCGCATCGACGCGGCGGAGGCCCACCGGATCGGCCTGGCCAACAAGGTGGTGCCCCACGACGACCTCATGCCCGAAGCCCTGCGCCTGGCCCGGCGGCTGCGGGACGGGCCGCGCTACGCCATCGGGGTGACCAAGAAGCTGCTGGACCTGGAGGCGGGCATGGATGTCGAGGCGGCCCTGGAGATGGAAGCCACGACCCAGGCCCACTGCATGCAGACGGCCGACTTCCACGAGGGCTTTCGCGCGTTCATGGCGCGGGAGACGCCGCGTTTCAATCAGGGAGGCGAGGAGTAG
- a CDS encoding acyl-CoA dehydrogenase family protein, whose translation MGVQAWLSAPQLRLRGALATWVEAELDGIDAGAGDEAALAVFRKLAGRGLFRYVAPRGFGGARRRVQAGDLCVIREVLAGVSPLADTLFAVQALAAYPLAAAGTPAQRRAYLPRLAAGTDVGAFALTEPDAGSDPASVRLRARKRGADYVLDGVKSLISNAGLARLYIVFGSTHPARKGKGLSAFVVEAGSAGVAVTERLALVSPHPIGTVTFAGCRVPESQLLGAPGKGLEIALATLEALRCSVGAAACGMAARALAEAVRHARERRQFGRPLARFQAIRFKIADMATELEAARLLVYRAARAHDQGAADAARASSMAKLFATEAAQRIVDESLQIHGGRGLVEGSIMERLYRDVRALRIYEGTSEIQRLIIAREVLGRA comes from the coding sequence ATGGGCGTGCAAGCGTGGCTGTCCGCGCCGCAGCTTCGGCTGCGCGGCGCGTTGGCCACATGGGTGGAGGCCGAGCTCGACGGGATCGACGCCGGCGCCGGCGACGAGGCCGCGCTCGCCGTGTTCCGCAAGCTCGCCGGCCGCGGACTCTTCCGCTACGTGGCGCCACGCGGGTTCGGGGGCGCGCGCCGGCGCGTCCAGGCGGGTGACCTGTGCGTCATCCGGGAAGTGCTGGCGGGCGTGTCCCCGCTGGCCGACACCCTGTTCGCGGTGCAGGCGCTGGCGGCGTATCCGCTGGCGGCGGCGGGGACTCCCGCTCAGCGGCGGGCGTATCTGCCGCGGCTGGCGGCGGGCACCGACGTCGGCGCCTTCGCGCTCACCGAGCCGGACGCGGGCTCGGACCCGGCCTCCGTCCGGTTGCGAGCGCGCAAGCGCGGCGCGGACTACGTCCTCGACGGCGTCAAGAGCCTCATCTCCAATGCCGGCCTGGCGCGACTCTACATCGTATTCGGCAGCACCCATCCGGCGCGCAAGGGCAAGGGGCTCAGCGCGTTCGTGGTGGAGGCCGGCAGCGCGGGAGTGGCCGTGACCGAGCGCCTCGCCCTGGTCTCGCCCCACCCCATCGGCACCGTGACCTTCGCCGGCTGCCGCGTTCCCGAAAGCCAGCTCCTCGGCGCGCCCGGCAAGGGCCTCGAGATCGCCCTGGCGACCCTGGAGGCGCTTCGTTGCAGCGTCGGCGCCGCCGCCTGCGGCATGGCCGCCCGGGCGCTGGCGGAGGCGGTCCGCCACGCCCGCGAGCGGCGCCAGTTCGGCCGCCCGCTGGCGCGTTTCCAGGCCATCCGGTTCAAGATCGCGGACATGGCCACCGAGCTCGAGGCCGCGCGCTTGCTGGTCTACCGGGCGGCCCGTGCCCATGATCAAGGCGCCGCCGATGCGGCGCGGGCATCTTCCATGGCCAAGCTGTTCGCCACCGAGGCGGCCCAGCGCATCGTCGACGAATCGCTGCAGATCCACGGCGGCCGCGGCCTGGTGGAGGGCAGCATCATGGAACGGCTGTACCGCGACGTGCGCGCGCTGCGCATCTACGAAGGGACCTCGGAGATCCAGCGGCTGATCATTGCGCGGGAGGTGCTCGGGAGGGCATAA
- a CDS encoding acyl-CoA dehydrogenase family protein codes for MDFDLSEELLAVRELGRDFADREIAPTAAADDRDHRFRRDIFEKMGQLGFFGCVVPESCGGSGLGYLAMVLLTEEIARVHSSMRVHINTQLAPAVTLARFGTEEQQRRWVPGLVEGSRVGCFAITEPDSGSDVAAMSTRARRTDDGYVLSGTKTWISNAPIADWGLVYAVTDRDARHRGLSAFMVELDSAGVRRTTLDKMGALASPTGTLEFADVPVPADQRVGAEGQGFAMCMWQLNQTRLSCAAGALGVARAAREAALAYANQRQQFGQPIGRFQMIQDSLAQIIVEEEAARLLVYRAAHLADRGQPNNLEVSMAKYAAAEAAAHAADGAFKILGAYGYSTEFPVERYLRDAKSYQIVEGSSNIHKLIIAQDALGYRRANRAPD; via the coding sequence ATGGATTTCGATCTCTCGGAGGAACTGCTTGCGGTCAGGGAGTTGGGGCGCGATTTCGCGGACAGGGAGATCGCGCCCACCGCGGCCGCGGACGACCGCGACCACCGCTTCCGCCGGGACATCTTCGAGAAGATGGGACAGTTGGGGTTCTTCGGCTGCGTGGTTCCCGAGAGTTGCGGGGGCTCGGGCCTGGGCTATCTCGCCATGGTGCTTCTCACCGAGGAGATCGCGCGGGTGCACAGCTCGATGCGCGTGCACATCAACACCCAGCTCGCCCCCGCGGTGACGCTGGCCCGGTTCGGCACCGAGGAACAGCAGCGCCGCTGGGTGCCGGGTCTGGTGGAGGGATCGCGGGTGGGCTGTTTCGCCATCACCGAGCCCGATTCCGGCTCGGACGTTGCCGCCATGTCCACCCGGGCCAGGCGCACGGACGACGGCTACGTGCTCAGCGGCACCAAGACCTGGATCTCCAACGCGCCCATCGCCGACTGGGGGCTGGTCTACGCCGTGACGGATCGGGACGCGCGGCACCGCGGCCTTTCCGCCTTCATGGTGGAGCTGGACAGCGCCGGGGTCCGGCGCACGACCCTGGACAAGATGGGAGCGCTGGCCTCGCCCACCGGCACGCTGGAATTCGCCGACGTGCCGGTGCCGGCGGACCAGCGCGTCGGCGCCGAGGGCCAGGGCTTCGCCATGTGCATGTGGCAGCTCAACCAGACGCGCCTGAGCTGCGCCGCCGGCGCCCTCGGAGTGGCGCGCGCCGCGCGCGAGGCGGCGCTGGCCTATGCCAACCAGCGCCAGCAGTTCGGCCAGCCCATCGGCCGTTTCCAGATGATCCAGGACAGCCTCGCCCAGATCATCGTGGAGGAGGAGGCGGCGCGCTTGCTGGTGTACCGGGCGGCCCACCTGGCGGACCGCGGGCAGCCCAACAACCTGGAAGTGTCCATGGCCAAGTACGCCGCCGCCGAGGCCGCCGCGCACGCCGCCGACGGCGCTTTCAAGATCCTGGGCGCCTACGGATATTCGACGGAGTTTCCGGTGGAGCGCTACCTGCGGGACGCCAAGTCGTACCAGATCGTGGAAGGTTCCTCGAACATCCACAAGCTGATTATCGCCCAGGACGCCCTGGGTTACCGGAGGGCGAATCGTGCGCCGGATTAG
- a CDS encoding peptidoglycan DD-metalloendopeptidase family protein, which produces MAIAAATLAAGLAAQAGRTLVLAQQTAPDATTLREQRITKLAGASDTLPRLLTDLGVPEAARYRWHFAVAKELGVNNVLKEGDTVHFYFTSSWGSSELGRLTALRIERAGLGRGSWDYKGGEIAYHREKKPRPTLAAPEPPSPDEKPREQAGARASSEPKAEPARAPAAAAASTAGEDAVKPVTHVLRKGETLGRVLRRLGVSLKTQQPWIDAIRKQYSLKQLYPGRKIVLYFVAAASGDGGGRTLRALQIESRGGALLTWQWTDGRIVYRGRNHQVVPGELVTAPKPAAKATPTTTPKPVAQPAASEPSAPTSQPSAPIRSFEPLDKVTRTIGPGQTLGRIFRPLGISGKEAEEWFDAFDRQYPVTRLKPGQRLHLYFEAVSAERRSAGLKAIELEVKKGRNLSWQRVGKAIRFTKGRLPERGQESPTGVGSVANGTTPAPHDDAFLSEYALARIKQRNGLLEYIPPSQEQSNGNHALPSLEDTEQVTHTLRRGEHLWGVLRRYEDDKREQRLWLTGLRQHKAVRRLRTGSDINLYFATPANGNGAHGSNGNGNHTSNGNGAGAGRLQALQIALRSDLRLTWYRDEKGIRFYKDEVPYQQEVRSISGVIPNGSLYQHAKKAGADMTVISRMVDILGWDINFQRDLQPGDSYRVLYRRKYRPGHPEADRVQVLAAEVVNAGRTHSAVYFEDADGEGHYYDGKGRSVSRSFLRYPVEFRRISSRFSLSRFHPVLKVRRPHYGVDFAAPTGTPIRAAADGRITYRGWKGGYGRLVEISHGGAMKTRYAHLRRYGPGIRRGRSVQQGQTIGYVGCSGLCTGPHLHFEMWQDDRYVDPLRANIPVDRQLDPLLLEIFKGTKHLFFDRLENGHKRATAPAPRPS; this is translated from the coding sequence TTGGCCATCGCCGCCGCAACGCTGGCCGCGGGCCTCGCGGCCCAGGCGGGCCGCACGCTCGTACTCGCTCAGCAAACGGCTCCGGACGCGACAACCCTCCGCGAACAACGCATCACCAAGCTCGCCGGCGCCAGCGACACCCTGCCAAGACTGTTGACGGACCTCGGCGTACCGGAGGCGGCCCGCTATCGCTGGCATTTCGCGGTGGCGAAGGAACTGGGCGTGAACAATGTTCTGAAGGAAGGGGACACGGTCCACTTCTACTTCACGTCCTCGTGGGGTTCGTCGGAACTCGGACGGTTGACCGCCCTGCGCATCGAGCGAGCCGGCCTGGGACGCGGGTCCTGGGACTACAAGGGCGGCGAGATCGCCTACCACAGAGAGAAGAAGCCGCGTCCGACGCTGGCCGCGCCCGAGCCGCCATCGCCGGACGAAAAGCCCCGCGAACAAGCCGGTGCACGAGCCTCGTCCGAGCCGAAGGCCGAACCGGCCCGTGCCCCGGCGGCGGCCGCGGCATCCACCGCCGGCGAGGATGCCGTGAAGCCGGTGACCCATGTGCTGCGCAAGGGCGAGACACTCGGCCGCGTGCTGCGGCGCCTCGGCGTTTCCCTGAAGACGCAGCAGCCCTGGATCGACGCCATCCGCAAGCAGTATTCGCTGAAACAGTTGTATCCGGGCCGCAAGATCGTTCTCTACTTCGTCGCCGCGGCTTCCGGCGATGGCGGCGGCCGGACCTTGCGCGCCTTGCAGATCGAATCGCGAGGCGGCGCCCTGCTGACGTGGCAATGGACCGACGGGCGCATCGTCTACCGCGGCAGGAATCACCAAGTGGTGCCCGGCGAGCTCGTGACGGCGCCCAAGCCCGCGGCCAAGGCCACGCCCACCACGACGCCCAAGCCGGTCGCCCAACCGGCCGCGTCCGAGCCAAGCGCACCCACGTCCCAACCGTCCGCGCCCATCCGGTCGTTCGAGCCCTTGGACAAGGTCACCCGCACCATCGGCCCGGGCCAGACTCTCGGGCGGATCTTCCGGCCTCTCGGGATTTCCGGCAAGGAAGCCGAAGAGTGGTTCGATGCCTTTGACCGGCAGTATCCCGTCACTCGCCTCAAGCCGGGTCAGCGGCTCCACCTGTATTTTGAGGCGGTGTCCGCGGAACGCCGGAGCGCCGGACTGAAGGCCATCGAGCTGGAGGTGAAGAAGGGGCGCAACCTGAGTTGGCAACGGGTCGGCAAAGCGATCCGCTTCACCAAGGGACGGTTACCGGAGCGCGGACAAGAAAGCCCGACGGGCGTGGGTTCCGTGGCCAACGGAACGACGCCCGCGCCACATGACGACGCCTTCCTGTCGGAATATGCACTGGCCCGGATCAAGCAGAGGAACGGCTTGCTGGAGTACATCCCGCCGTCGCAGGAGCAATCCAACGGCAACCACGCGCTGCCGTCGCTGGAAGACACCGAACAGGTGACGCACACACTGAGAAGGGGCGAACACCTGTGGGGCGTGCTGCGGCGCTATGAGGATGACAAGCGGGAACAGCGGCTGTGGCTCACCGGGCTGCGCCAGCACAAGGCCGTGCGCCGGTTGCGCACCGGCAGCGACATCAACCTCTACTTCGCGACGCCCGCCAACGGCAACGGCGCGCATGGGTCCAATGGAAACGGCAATCACACGTCCAACGGCAACGGGGCCGGGGCCGGACGGCTCCAGGCCCTCCAGATCGCGCTACGCTCCGACCTGCGCCTGACCTGGTACCGCGACGAAAAGGGCATCCGGTTCTACAAGGATGAAGTCCCCTACCAGCAGGAGGTGCGTTCCATCAGCGGGGTGATCCCCAACGGCTCGCTCTACCAACACGCCAAGAAGGCGGGCGCGGACATGACCGTCATCTCCCGCATGGTGGACATTCTCGGGTGGGACATCAACTTCCAGAGGGACCTTCAGCCGGGTGACAGCTACCGGGTGCTCTACCGAAGAAAGTACCGCCCCGGCCATCCCGAAGCCGATCGGGTCCAGGTACTTGCCGCGGAAGTCGTCAACGCGGGGCGCACGCACTCAGCCGTCTACTTCGAGGACGCGGACGGCGAGGGGCATTACTACGACGGCAAGGGGCGCTCGGTGTCGCGGTCCTTTCTACGTTACCCCGTCGAGTTCAGGCGCATCAGCTCGCGTTTCTCGCTGAGCCGCTTCCATCCCGTGCTCAAGGTGCGGCGGCCACACTACGGCGTGGACTTCGCCGCTCCGACGGGGACCCCCATAAGGGCCGCGGCGGACGGCCGCATCACGTACCGTGGCTGGAAGGGGGGCTACGGTCGTCTGGTGGAGATCAGCCACGGCGGCGCGATGAAGACGCGTTACGCGCACTTGAGGCGTTACGGACCCGGCATCCGTCGCGGCAGGTCCGTGCAACAAGGGCAGACCATCGGATACGTGGGTTGTTCCGGGCTATGCACCGGTCCGCACCTGCATTTCGAGATGTGGCAGGACGACCGGTACGTGGACCCGTTGCGCGCCAACATCCCCGTGGACCGCCAGCTCGACCCCTTGTTGCTGGAAATCTTCAAGGGCACCAAGCATCTCTTCTTCGACCGTTTGGAAAACGGACACAAACGTGCGACGGCGCCCGCGCCGCGACCTTCATGA
- the thpR gene encoding RNA 2',3'-cyclic phosphodiesterase — protein sequence MSTAAKELSPPAEKDSVRTLRAFVGVPVGAAVVRAWATVRGGFEGAAIRWVPDENLHVTLKFLGNIEETRVAAIGSALGEALSGTEGFAATARGLGVFPDANRPRVLWIGLDAPPLTAMARGVERALAPFGVEQPATPFRPHVTVGRWRRPAPRDPRRRPALARWRDHEFGKFPVDEVTLFRSTLRSAGAIYSPLEVFPLKPGGNPSAREGSRNH from the coding sequence ATGAGCACGGCGGCTAAAGAACTCTCTCCGCCCGCCGAAAAAGATAGTGTACGGACCTTGCGCGCTTTCGTTGGCGTCCCCGTCGGGGCTGCGGTCGTTCGGGCCTGGGCGACCGTGCGGGGCGGTTTCGAAGGCGCTGCGATTCGCTGGGTGCCCGACGAGAACCTGCACGTGACGCTGAAGTTCCTGGGCAACATTGAAGAGACCCGTGTTGCCGCCATCGGCTCGGCCTTGGGGGAGGCCCTGTCCGGCACCGAGGGGTTCGCGGCCACGGCGCGGGGCCTGGGGGTCTTCCCGGATGCCAACCGCCCACGCGTCCTGTGGATCGGGCTCGACGCGCCGCCTCTGACGGCGATGGCCCGCGGCGTGGAACGGGCGTTGGCGCCTTTCGGCGTCGAACAGCCGGCGACCCCGTTCCGGCCCCACGTGACCGTAGGACGTTGGCGCCGCCCCGCGCCGCGGGACCCGCGCCGGCGCCCGGCGCTGGCGCGCTGGCGGGACCACGAATTCGGGAAGTTCCCGGTGGACGAGGTGACGCTCTTCCGCAGCACGCTCCGGTCCGCCGGCGCGATCTATTCTCCGCTGGAGGTCTTCCCGTTGAAGCCCGGCGGGAACCCTTCGGCCAGGGAAGGCAGCCGGAACCACTAG
- the recA gene encoding recombinase RecA, translating to MDANKEKAIELAVSQIERQFGKGAIMKLGEGVQPRDIPTISTGSIGLDIALGVGGVPRGRVVEIYGPESSGKTTLALHVLAEAQRQGGMVAFVDAEHALDLSYAQKLGVKTDELLISQPDHGEQALEIAETLVRSGAIDVLVVDSVAALVPRAEIEGEMGDSHMGLQARLMSQALRKLTGTISRSHSVVVFINQIRMKIGVMFGNPETTTGGNALKFYASLRMEIRRTGALKDADSVIGGRTRVKVVKNKMAPPFREAEFDILYGTGISREGELVDIGADMGILGKSGAWYSFEGDRIGQGRENVKQFLREHTDIAEQLAELIRAKAGLKRPGQEAANGAE from the coding sequence ATGGACGCGAACAAGGAAAAGGCCATCGAGCTGGCGGTGAGCCAAATCGAGAGACAGTTCGGCAAAGGTGCGATCATGAAGCTCGGGGAGGGCGTGCAGCCGCGCGACATCCCGACCATCTCCACCGGCTCCATCGGCCTGGACATCGCCCTGGGCGTCGGCGGCGTGCCGCGCGGCCGGGTGGTGGAGATCTACGGCCCCGAGTCTTCCGGCAAAACCACCCTGGCGCTGCACGTCCTCGCCGAGGCGCAACGGCAGGGGGGGATGGTCGCGTTCGTGGACGCCGAGCACGCTCTCGACCTGAGCTACGCGCAGAAGCTGGGCGTCAAGACCGACGAGTTGCTGATTTCGCAGCCCGACCACGGCGAGCAGGCCCTGGAGATCGCCGAGACCCTGGTGCGCAGCGGCGCCATCGACGTGCTGGTCGTCGACTCGGTGGCGGCGCTGGTGCCCCGCGCCGAGATCGAAGGCGAGATGGGCGATTCGCACATGGGCCTCCAGGCGCGCCTCATGTCCCAGGCCCTGCGCAAGCTCACCGGCACCATCTCCCGGTCCCACTCGGTGGTGGTCTTCATCAACCAGATCCGCATGAAGATCGGCGTCATGTTCGGCAACCCCGAAACCACCACCGGCGGCAACGCGCTCAAGTTCTACGCCTCGCTGCGCATGGAGATCCGCCGCACCGGCGCGCTCAAGGACGCGGACTCGGTCATCGGCGGACGCACGCGCGTGAAGGTGGTGAAGAACAAGATGGCGCCGCCTTTTCGCGAGGCCGAGTTCGACATCCTCTACGGCACCGGCATCTCCCGGGAAGGGGAACTCGTGGACATCGGCGCCGACATGGGCATCCTCGGCAAGAGCGGCGCCTGGTACTCGTTCGAGGGCGACCGCATCGGACAAGGCCGGGAAAACGTCAAGCAGTTCCTGCGCGAGCACACGGACATCGCCGAGCAGTTGGCCGAGCTGATACGCGCCAAGGCGGGACTCAAGCGCCCCGGGCAGGAGGCCGCCAACGGCGCCGAATGA
- the alaS gene encoding alanine--tRNA ligase, protein MTSGKAIRDSFLDFFKDKAHTAVQSSSLVPQQDPTLLFTNAGMVQFKNIFLGVERPAFKRAASAQKCLRISGKHNDLEAVGRDTYHHTFFEMLGNWSFGDYYKEEAIDWAWNLLTREWGLPKDRLYATVFRDDDEAEGLWHRISGLPAERVQRFDEKDNFWEMGDTGPCGPCSEIHLDRGAEACDLTGEPGHVCAVNAGCARYIELWNLVFIQYNRDAAGTLHELPAKHVDTGMGLERITAVLQGVFSNYDVDLFRDIISATEELAGKAYGDNDDADISFRVIADHARAVSSLIADGVLPSNDGRGYVLRRLLRRAARHGRLLGFEEPFLCRLVEPVARVLGEAYPELRAETERIVGTVRAEEGRFAETLDKGLVLLEDSLSELRKSGEGSLPGDVAFRLYDTYGFPVDLTEDILRGEGITVDHEGFERLMEEQRTRGRAARDTTAHGESLNVADGLPSSHFMGYDRLEHESRVTGLYRGDAPAEEAQEGDEVEIVVAETPFYAESGGQVGDRGVIRTARGDIVEVLDTWHPTPAVSVHRGKVVNGRVAAGDEVELAVDGERRRRAMLNHSATHILHAILREELGMNVRQAGSLVAPDRLRFDFTHDGPVDPEILERIEREVNERVRDNGGVSTEEMAYDDAIRAGAMAFFGDKYGDRVRVVRIGDFSTELCGGTHIHQAGDIGLFRLSSEGGVSAGVRRIEAVTGATAFDVMRAYDAVLGEIAGLLRSTNEDAVEKVRRLLERQKELERQVAELKGQLGQNRVPDLLAKARKNAAGASFIVEKVDGMDAKQLRETVDQLRQQMPDAFVFLACPGETNVMLAAGAGGGLDGRYHAGNIIKQVAPAVGGGGGGRADFAQAGGKQPQKTDEALRLAREIVSGIS, encoded by the coding sequence ATGACGTCCGGCAAAGCGATTCGCGACAGCTTCCTCGACTTCTTCAAGGACAAGGCCCACACGGCGGTGCAGAGCTCGTCTCTGGTGCCGCAACAGGACCCCACCCTGCTCTTCACCAACGCGGGGATGGTCCAGTTCAAGAACATCTTCCTGGGGGTGGAGCGGCCCGCGTTCAAGCGCGCCGCCAGCGCCCAGAAGTGCCTGCGCATCAGCGGCAAGCACAACGACCTGGAGGCGGTGGGACGGGACACCTACCACCACACGTTCTTCGAAATGCTGGGCAACTGGTCCTTCGGCGACTACTACAAGGAAGAGGCCATCGACTGGGCCTGGAACCTGCTCACGCGGGAATGGGGCCTGCCCAAGGACCGGCTCTACGCCACGGTGTTTCGCGACGACGACGAGGCGGAAGGGCTGTGGCACCGCATCAGCGGCCTGCCGGCGGAGCGGGTGCAGCGCTTCGACGAGAAGGACAACTTCTGGGAGATGGGCGACACCGGCCCCTGCGGGCCGTGCAGCGAGATCCACCTGGACCGGGGCGCCGAGGCCTGCGACCTTACCGGCGAGCCCGGCCACGTGTGCGCCGTGAACGCCGGCTGCGCGCGCTACATCGAGCTGTGGAACCTGGTGTTCATCCAGTACAACCGCGACGCCGCGGGGACGCTGCACGAGTTGCCGGCCAAGCACGTGGACACCGGCATGGGGCTCGAACGCATCACCGCGGTGCTCCAGGGCGTCTTCTCCAACTACGACGTGGACCTGTTCCGCGACATCATCAGCGCCACCGAGGAACTGGCCGGAAAGGCCTACGGCGACAACGACGACGCGGACATCTCGTTTCGCGTCATCGCCGACCACGCGCGCGCGGTCAGCTCGCTCATCGCCGACGGCGTGCTGCCGAGCAACGACGGCCGCGGCTACGTGCTGCGCCGGCTGCTCCGGCGGGCGGCGCGCCACGGGCGTCTCCTGGGCTTCGAGGAGCCGTTCCTGTGCCGCCTGGTGGAGCCCGTGGCCCGCGTTCTGGGTGAAGCCTACCCCGAGCTGCGCGCCGAGACGGAGCGTATCGTGGGGACCGTCCGGGCCGAGGAGGGACGCTTCGCCGAGACCCTGGACAAGGGGCTTGTGCTGCTGGAGGACTCGCTGTCGGAGCTGCGCAAGTCCGGTGAGGGATCGCTGCCCGGAGACGTGGCGTTCCGTTTGTACGACACCTACGGGTTTCCGGTGGACTTGACCGAGGACATCCTCCGGGGCGAGGGCATCACCGTCGACCACGAAGGGTTCGAACGGCTGATGGAGGAGCAGCGAACCCGGGGCCGAGCCGCCCGGGACACCACCGCCCACGGCGAGAGCCTGAACGTCGCCGACGGCCTCCCCTCCAGCCATTTCATGGGCTACGACCGCCTGGAACACGAGTCGCGGGTGACCGGCCTCTATCGCGGCGACGCGCCGGCCGAGGAGGCGCAGGAGGGCGACGAGGTGGAGATCGTCGTCGCCGAGACCCCGTTCTACGCCGAGTCCGGCGGACAGGTGGGCGACCGAGGCGTCATCCGCACGGCCCGCGGCGACATCGTGGAGGTGCTGGACACGTGGCACCCGACGCCCGCGGTGTCGGTGCACCGGGGCAAGGTCGTCAACGGCCGGGTCGCGGCCGGGGACGAAGTGGAGCTGGCGGTGGACGGCGAACGGCGCCGGCGCGCCATGCTGAACCACTCGGCCACCCACATCCTGCACGCGATCCTGCGCGAGGAGCTGGGCATGAACGTGCGTCAGGCCGGCTCGCTGGTGGCACCCGACCGGCTGCGCTTCGACTTCACCCACGACGGCCCCGTGGATCCGGAAATCCTCGAACGCATCGAACGCGAAGTGAACGAGCGCGTGCGTGACAACGGGGGCGTCTCCACCGAGGAGATGGCCTACGACGACGCCATCCGCGCCGGCGCCATGGCGTTCTTCGGCGACAAGTACGGCGACCGCGTGCGCGTGGTGCGCATCGGCGACTTCTCCACCGAGCTGTGCGGCGGCACCCACATCCATCAGGCCGGCGACATCGGGCTCTTCCGGCTGAGTTCCGAGGGCGGCGTCTCCGCCGGCGTGCGGCGCATCGAGGCCGTCACCGGCGCCACCGCCTTCGACGTCATGCGCGCCTACGACGCGGTCCTGGGCGAGATCGCCGGACTGCTGCGGAGCACCAACGAGGACGCCGTGGAGAAGGTGCGGCGCCTGCTGGAGCGGCAGAAGGAGCTGGAACGGCAGGTGGCCGAGCTCAAGGGCCAGCTCGGCCAGAACCGGGTGCCGGACCTGCTCGCCAAGGCCCGAAAGAATGCCGCGGGGGCGAGCTTCATCGTCGAGAAGGTCGACGGGATGGACGCCAAACAGCTTCGGGAGACCGTGGACCAGCTCCGCCAGCAGATGCCCGACGCCTTCGTGTTCCTCGCGTGCCCCGGCGAAACGAACGTGATGCTGGCGGCGGGGGCCGGCGGCGGACTCGACGGACGCTATCACGCCGGGAACATCATCAAGCAGGTGGCGCCCGCCGTGGGCGGCGGCGGCGGCGGCCGCGCGGACTTCGCCCAGGCGGGCGGAAAGCAGCCCCAGAAGACCGATGAGGCGCTGCGTCTGGCCCGGGAAATCGTGTCCGGTATTTCTTGA